A region from the Hyla sarda isolate aHylSar1 unplaced genomic scaffold, aHylSar1.hap1 scaffold_3414, whole genome shotgun sequence genome encodes:
- the LOC130330901 gene encoding replication factor C subunit 1-like: MDIRKFFGVTPVAKKSTNEKDKKENIKSPHGGPTRKKSNDKKLKSPVSDEELKKKQLSNKKKRIIYDSDSEEDTPPVKKSKRPQEISPPISKPLKVKKPDPVDFVSDT, from the exons GATATTCGGAAGTTTTTTGGTGTCACCCCAGTTGCCAAAAAATCAACAAATGAGAAGGATAAAAAAGAGAATATCAAAAGTCCTCATGGAGGTCCCACACGCAAGAAGTCAAATGACAAAAAG TTAAAAAGTCCAGTCAGTGATGAGGAGCTGAAGAAGAAGCAGCTGAGTAACAAGAAGAAGAGGATCATCTATGATTCAG ACTCAGAAGAAGACACGCCACcagtaaaaaaatcaaaaaggccCCAGGAAATATCGCCACCGATTTCAAAGCCGCTAAAGGTTAAGAAACCTGACCCTGTTGACTTTGTCTCAGATACAG